From the genome of Halichoerus grypus chromosome X, mHalGry1.hap1.1, whole genome shotgun sequence:
GCGAACCCATTGCTTTGCCTTGTACAGCTTTTCTGATTGGCTCCTCACTGCACTGGGTGTTTGGACGAGAGCCACTGAACTTTGCCCCGGGCTTGGAGCTAAACAGGAACAAAGACCCAGTTCCCATTTCCGGTTGGAAgtaacttgactttttttttttttctgagcactgTGACCAGGAGGATGGGCTTGGACCTTTTAGGAAAGGGGAATGCATGTGGCAGGTATGATGTCTGGGGTCACTTAGGTTgtaagaagaaaggaagacataaGAGTGTAGTTCTCCTGAATGTTAAGATGTCCTAATTTCTTAACATTTATCCAAAAGCAAGACCATTTACAGACTCAGGATTGATGGTCTGGTTTGCAGATTCTCTGTCTTCTGAAGACTGTCCAGGTGGCCCACACGGTGAGCTGTGTCTGCTCATCACATCTTAAAGTACATGATTTAATTAACTGTATCTCGTATCCGAAGGTCCACCCCAAAACTGGCCTAAAAGCTGCTCCAAGTTGCCGTGTTCTGTAGACACGTGGTCACATGTGCAGGACCAACAAAGGGGTTATCTGTTGGAAATTAAATGTCTCCACGCTTCGGTGCGTTTTGAAAAGGAGACAAGGTCTACTTGAtgtgtttttttctagttctgatATTGTACAGAGTTTCCCTTAAAAATTCCGttgcggggggcgcctgggtggctcagtcattaagcgtctgccttcggctcaggtcatgatcccggggtcctgggatcgagccccacatcgggctccctgctcagcccctgcttgtgcttgtgctctctctctcgctcccaaataaataaataaaatcttaaaaatcccATTAGAAGTGGGCAGGCGTCTTGGTACGGAAAGTGGACTCACTTGTACGTGCGGAACCTTTGGAGGCCATACCCACTCCAAACCATGTCAGCCAGCCCACTTTCCGAGCTATTTTGGGAGGGCTCCTAGTTTCCAGACTACAGGGGGTTAAAACACCTATCCACAGAAAGTGAATTCCTGTTGCTTTTGTGCACATGTGGACACGGACCGTGGCTCCAGGGAGGTGAAACCCGGGTATCCGAACTTCATGATTTAGGGTCCCTTTCCTCTCCAAAAATAGGAGGACCCCAAAAGAGCGTTTGTTTAGGCAGGTTTTGCCTGCTAGGAATtaaagcagaaatttaaaaacgCATTTAAGATCGTGTTTCAAATAACAAAGACAAGCCAGTTGCCTGTAACTAGCAGTGATGCGGGTTTTTCAGACGCTGAACGACTCCATTCTCCAAGACACAGAGTAGGCTAGTGGGCGCCGTGGCCCCCTGGTCCGCGTTTGCTGGCCTCTTGAGCTCCAGGCCGCGGGGAAGGCGGCGGGCTCTCCGTCCTGCCGCGTCGGCCCCCCCAGGATGCGCTGTTGGGGTGGCAGTGTGGGACGAAACTGGCTTTTTTAGTGCAAAAGGCAGGacgtctcaggaccctcaggaggggcttggggacGGTCCCCCAGAGGTGCTCGAACCACCTGCCAAGGACGAGCGGAGGAAGCCTGCCTTGAAGAAACCTTTACCGGTGACCATGACCGACACCATTGTGGGCCGAGCGGCATAGATGGTGGTGGCAGGCGGCCCTGCCCAGGGGCCTTCCAGGGGCTCACCGGGAACACCCCTGCTCGTCGCCTGCTTTCCTGGGGGCCCCCAGAGATCCTGACGTAAGTGTGCACCCAAGGAGAGCAAGGCTGGTGCCTCCATAAGAATCCGTTTAGTTGGGGAGTCCTTGTTCCTTACGTGCGACACGTAGCTCAGGGTCTTGTGACCTCGTTCAGCTAAATTAGTGATAACTATTACAACCGTGATAATAATGCCGTAGGAAGACCTGATACAGCCGAATTGTGCTGCTGGGGTAGGATGGACCCGCTCATACTCCAGAGCCAGGGTGCGGCGCTGTGGGTTCCTTCCCCGGTCCCTCGACGGCCATTCCACGTCCAGGTGCCCGATCCTGACTGGGCTGCAGAACGTGCACCTTGGGGTCTCCTCTTTCTGCAAGCCGTGGCTGTGTTGGATTCCCTCCACCTGTCCTGGAGATTCTGGGCCTCGTCTCTGCTCCCTACGTAGAGTTGCCCACAGAACAGTGTCCTCCATCCAGCCCAGGTACCGTAATGCCCCATTAATCAGGCCTATTGTGACGTCTTCCTGAAAAGCCTCATGCAGGCCAGCCTGGCGGGGTGTGGCTGTCTGTGAGGACACGGGGGGCATTTTGGGCATGATGTTGACACTCAGTATCTTTTAAGGTTTGGCCCTTGTCTAAAGAATGCCCTGGGTCAGCTTTACCCTAGTACCTACTGGCTTAAAAGGTCAAAAATTCATCCTTTCCCAGCTCTGGACACcagagtctgagatccaggcggggcaggaccgctgagatccaggtggggcatgGTCACGATCCCTCCAGAGGCACCAGGAGAGGGTCCTTCCCGTTTTTTTCAGCTTCTGGGGGCTCCTAGCTCGTGGCCACATCCTTCCCATGACCTTATCCTTCACTTAATACACCTGGGTCCTATTTCAAATAAGGTtccattcacaggttctgggagtACCTGAATTCTGGTGGGGGGCACTCTGCGATCCCCTGTAGGCATGGAGATTTTGCTCTGAACATATTCCCGATACTCAGAAAATGCCTGGTTGGTGCAGTTTGTTATTTAACCCCCTGAGCACTGTACAGCGGCTTGAAAAGTTGCAGAGTTAACAGACACCTTTGAACAGAACCCAGCTGCCGTTCTGGGGAGTCCCTGCCCAGGTTGGCGGCTCCGAGGGACCCAACGTGGGGCCATCAGGGACAACGGGAACCCTTGGGGCTGGCTTCTGGGTCGACAAAGCCTCCCCTCCGAGAGCCTGGTGATGCTGAAACCCGTGCACAGCGAATGTGTATCTGTGCGTACTGGTATGATTGCCCACGGTGGGCATTTTGAGAAGCTCCAGGAATCAAGATGTCCATTACTGCCCCACTAAGGTGACCGATGACGGATGTGCCAAAGATAAAAGGACTGCATGCCACGTTCCAAAAGGCGTCATTTTAAAACgtaaaatttgggggaaaacaaacaaaaaaaaagcagccatGCTTCTTAGCCAGCTTAAAGACTGCTTTGTCCAAATTAAAATCTCGATTTTGCTTCTTGGATGCCCGTGACAAACCTCGGGTGCTGTGGTGCCTCCCATTCTTGCCGACAAGGAGGCTTGAGATGCTGCTGTGGTGACGGTGGGTCCTCCTGGGCTGGCGCCCGTGCTGGGGCATGTGGGCTTCCGCACGCAGCCAGCAGCTCGTTTGCCCCGAAAGTGACACTGCCTGGCTGGTGCCGGGTTGGTGGACCGCCTAGCACAGGAAACAGTAAACAGCCGAGATGGGCCAGGTGCTCTAAGGACCGAGAAACTCAAAGATGCGCATGTTTTCAGCCACTGCGCACGTAGGAGCGCACATGTGCACGTTTTCAGAGGCGCGGAGTCATGCGCGTAGGAGCACAGATACGCACGTTTTTCAGATGCGTGGAGTCCTTGCGCCCATAGGAGCGCAGATACGCACGTTTTTCAGACGCGTGGAGTCCTTGCGCCCCTAGGAGCGCAGATGCGCATGTTTTCAGACGCGTGGAGTCGCTGCGCACACTGCGCATAGGAGTGACCTGCAGGGAAGAGGCGCTCACCTGTCAGAGCGCACCCTCCGCTTTGCAAAAGCCGCGCGCACTCGGAAAGGTGCCCCCGTGGGGTCCCTCTGCACCGTGGCTTGGAGACAGAGCTGCTTCAGCGTGTGGTGTGCGCTCGCTCCTCGCAGGGCACCCCCCTCCTGTGCCTGGGCCCCTTCTCACGCTGTGTTTGTCTTGCTGCTTCTCAGCAGGTGCGCAGGAATGAGTGGAGGCCCCGCAGGCGGGCCGCGGCGCAGAAGCCATGGAGGCGAAAGGCCTGGACCCGTCCCAGACAGACCTCAAGTTAGTGGCCCACCCGCGCGCCAAGAGCAAAGTGTGGAAGTACTTTGGCTTCGACACCAACGCCGAGGGATGCATCCTGCAGTGGAAGAAGATCTACTGTCGCATCTGCATGGCCCAGATCGCCTACTCCGGCAACACCTCCAACCTCTCCTACCACCTGGAGAAGAATCACCCCGACGAATTCTGTGAGTTCGTCAAGAGCAACACAGAGCAGATGCGCGAGGCCTTCGCCACCGCCTTCTCCAAGCTGAAGCCCGAGGCGTCGCAGCTGACCCCACCGGACACGCTGGCCGCCAAGGCCGGCCACGGCCACGAGAGCAAGCGGCAGCAGGAGCTCACGGCCGCTGTCATCGGCCTCATCTGCGAGGGCCTGTACCCCGCGTCCATCGTGGACGAGCCCACGTTCAAGGTGCTGCTGAAGACGGCCGACCCCCGGTACGAGCTGCCCAGCAGGAAATTCCTCTGCAGCAAGGCCATCCCCGAGAAGTATGGCGCTGTCCGTGAGGCCGTCCTCAAGGAGCTCAGCGACGCGTCCTGGTGCGGCATCTCCACGGACATGTGGAGGAGCGAGAACCAGAACCGTGCCTACGTCACGCTGGCCGCCCATTTCCTGGGCGGCGGGGCCCCCGGCTGCCTGTCCGTGGGCTCCCGCTGCCTGAAGACCTTCGAGGTCCCCGAGGACAACACGGCCGAGTCCATCACCAGGGTCCTGTACGAGGCCTTCATCGAGTGGGGCATCAGCGCCAAGGTGTTCGGGGCCACCACGGACTGCGGCAAGGACATCGTGAAGGCGTGCTCCCTGCTGGACATCTCGGTGCAGATGCCCTGCCTGGGGCACACGTTCAATGCGGGCATCCAGCAGGCCCTGCAGCTGCCCAAGCTGGCCGGGCTGTTGGCCCGCTGCCGCAAGCTGGTGGAGTACTTCCAGCAGTCGACGGTGGCCATGTACATGCTGTAcgagaagcagaagcagcagaaCATGGCACACTGCATGCTGGTGAGCAACCGCGTGTCCTGGTGGGGCAGCACGCTGGCCATGCTCCAGCGCCTCAAGGAGCAGCAGTTTGTCATCGCGGGCGTGCTGGTAGAAGACAGCAACAACCACCACCTGATGCTGGAGGCCGCCGAGTGGGCCACCATCGAGGGGCTCGTGGAGCTGCTGCAGCCCTTCAAGCAGGTGGCCGAGATGCTCTCCGCCTCCAAGTACCCCACCATCAGCATGGTGAAGCCCCTGCTGCACATGCTGCTCAACACCACGCTCAACATCAAGGAGACCGACTGCAAGGAGCTCAGCATGGCCAAGGAGGTCATCGCCAAGGAGCTGTCCAAGACCTACCAGGAGGCGCCCGAGATCGACATGTTCCTGAACGTGGCCACCTTCCTGGACCCGCGCTACAAGCGCCTGCCCTTCCTGTCTGCCTTCGAGAGGCAGCAGGTGGAGAACAGGGTGGTGGAGGAGGCCAAGGGCCTGCTGGACAAGGTCAAGGACGGTGGCGGTGGCTACCGGACGGCGGAGGACAAGATGTACGCGCTGCCCGAGGAGCCCCCGGTGAAAAAGCTGGTGCTGGCGTCCACGCCGCCGCCTACCAGCGTCATCAACAGCATGCTGGCCGAAATCTTCTGCCAGACGGGGGGCGTGGAGGACCAGGAGGAGTGGCACGCGCAGGTGGTGGAGGAGCTTAGCAACTTCAAGTCGCAGAAGGTGCTGGGCCTCAACGAGGACCCCCTCAAGTGGTGGTCCGACCGCCTGGCGCTCTTCCCCGTGCTGCCCAAGGTGCTGCAGAAATATTGGTGCGTGGCGGCCACGCGCGTCTTCCCGGAGCGGCTCTTTGGCTCCTCCGCCAACGTGGTCAGCGCCAAGAGGAACCGGCTGGCTCCGGCGCACGTGGACGAGCAGATCTTCCTGTACGAGAACGCGCGCAGCGGTGCCGAGGCCGAGCCCGAGGACGAGGACGAGGGCGAATGGGGCCTGGACCACGAGCAGGTGTTCCCCCTAGGGGACGCTGTGCACGCCGGCTTCTTTGGGATCAGGGACAGCGGCTTCGTGTAGGTGCCggcgaggtgggggtggggtccccGTGGCGCTGGCCCCCGCGGGATGTTCCGCTGTAAATACCCACTGCGCGAGTGCGTGCGCGTGGGTGGCCGGGCTGAAGAGAGCAAAGGCACAGGAGGGAAACATGGGGCTGCTGTGCGCGTCTTTCCTCTGGGAGCCCACTCGCGTCCTAGCGAAGTGGCAGAAATCGACGGAGAAAGTTCTAGAAGTCCCCACGCGCACCTGCTGGCTGCTGGTTGCAGATAACGAACTCCTGGAGCAGCGCGCAGCCAGCAGGAACGGACGGTCGGAGGGAGGGAGCCCCGTTCGCTTCCTACATAAATTAATTCCACCCCCAAGGCCGTCCTGTTCTCCGCGGGATAGTTTTCCATAAACCACAGAAAAACATCCAAACTCCCGCATCCTTCCTGGCCCACACGCCTTCCATAGGCCTTCCCGGACCTGTTGTGCACGGGAGCCCGTGTTTACTTCCCAGCGGGAGCACGCACCTTGCCTTTGGCACGGCCGGAGACACCCCTCTCCAGCCCACGCGCCACGTGTGGGAGACGCACAAGCTTTAGGTTTGGTGCAAAGCATGAAAACAGCAATAGGGAGCGGGCCGTGGGGACAACGCAGGAAAAGGGGCATTGGACGCGCTGTCTTCTGCCTTTTGTCCCCTCGCTGCAATTCGCTCTGTGCCCGTGGTCCTGGTGACCCTGAGGCGCTTGGGTCCTATGCGTGCGTGTGGGTGTGTGCGCGTGTCCCATGCTTAAAAGGGGCCCTTTCCCCAGGATGACCACCAGGCCCCCCACCCTCGGGAACCCTGCTTTCCAAAATTACCAGGGGCCCAAATGTGCCGAGGGTGATTTCAGTTTCTCCAGGGGGCCACGGACGCTTGGCTTTTGTCTTTTCAACGCCGCACCGCGGGGGCccgctgattttttaaaaaacggacCATGGGACATTTTGGCCTTGATTTCGGGGTTGCTCCGGCTGTTCTCAGAAACCCGAGACACTGGCGACGTTCTGCTGGCTGAGCACTTCCGAGAGCATCATGGACATTTAAGGAGGCGGATGTGTCCATTTTCTCGGGAGGGTGACCCCCCCCTGGTGTTGAAGAGGGGTGAGACTTGTATCTTGACGCATCCAACTGGGTTTGAGCCTTCCTCATgggatgtgtttttttttttttttttcttatttaacgCTTTCAAATTTGACTCTTGTTCAATAAACCCAAGAAGCAGATGAGCTCCTAATTTATTTGTCTGATGTGTGTTCATTGCGACAGAATCCCTCCAGttacggggtgggggggggaggggcttttGTTGCTTTCTTGAAAGACGTTTCCGGGCCACAAAGAATGAGTCCATGGTGCTTTGTCCTGGGGTCCTTGCAAATGACAAAGAGTCTGATCCATTCTAGGTATTTGTGCAACCCAAATTCTATGTGAATAAAGCCACCACTTGGTGATGGGCTGTCTGGCGGGGGG
Proteins encoded in this window:
- the ZBED1 gene encoding E3 SUMO-protein ligase ZBED1, whose protein sequence is MEAKGLDPSQTDLKLVAHPRAKSKVWKYFGFDTNAEGCILQWKKIYCRICMAQIAYSGNTSNLSYHLEKNHPDEFCEFVKSNTEQMREAFATAFSKLKPEASQLTPPDTLAAKAGHGHESKRQQELTAAVIGLICEGLYPASIVDEPTFKVLLKTADPRYELPSRKFLCSKAIPEKYGAVREAVLKELSDASWCGISTDMWRSENQNRAYVTLAAHFLGGGAPGCLSVGSRCLKTFEVPEDNTAESITRVLYEAFIEWGISAKVFGATTDCGKDIVKACSLLDISVQMPCLGHTFNAGIQQALQLPKLAGLLARCRKLVEYFQQSTVAMYMLYEKQKQQNMAHCMLVSNRVSWWGSTLAMLQRLKEQQFVIAGVLVEDSNNHHLMLEAAEWATIEGLVELLQPFKQVAEMLSASKYPTISMVKPLLHMLLNTTLNIKETDCKELSMAKEVIAKELSKTYQEAPEIDMFLNVATFLDPRYKRLPFLSAFERQQVENRVVEEAKGLLDKVKDGGGGYRTAEDKMYALPEEPPVKKLVLASTPPPTSVINSMLAEIFCQTGGVEDQEEWHAQVVEELSNFKSQKVLGLNEDPLKWWSDRLALFPVLPKVLQKYWCVAATRVFPERLFGSSANVVSAKRNRLAPAHVDEQIFLYENARSGAEAEPEDEDEGEWGLDHEQVFPLGDAVHAGFFGIRDSGFV